Proteins co-encoded in one Apus apus isolate bApuApu2 chromosome 22, bApuApu2.pri.cur, whole genome shotgun sequence genomic window:
- the BCL9L gene encoding B-cell CLL/lymphoma 9-like protein isoform X1, which produces MHPDNKLPSHGKAGSSSAPAQHHNVSQAPTCNLGSKGVGTGSHGSKATQISPGNSGLKNSQNTVPNLSSLKGKVKRERSISVDSGEQRESSTPSQDAESKGEVAPRSKRRCVLERKQPYSGDEWCSGPDSEEDDKPISSVHNCNVADPAMSTASQLGPGSNPLPSLNETTSSSVPHGAAPGLRSDAAAGGGGGTGKQPSQFVYVFTTHLANTAAEAVLQGRADSILAYHQQNVPRAKLDQAPAPKVLGVAEPLPINPPVANTPQSQPPAPQVSQPQPQPPPPQPPPQTISQTPLPAPSSLPQEGTSEDVRRDLTPNSLGNNSSSNQAGSNHPSTPTAPASTMQPGQLDSSATSGSNLLAEGPGPGMSGNGQAGLGSRNPMNSEGLSKEQLEHRERSLQTLRDIERLLLRSGEAEPFMKSSQNAGEGGTAPQPQAAPAPPPVPPTSMKKYEEPLQSMISQTQSLGGPNLEHEVSHHPGADMGQQMNMMMQRLNQDSLTPEQVAWRKLQEEYYEEKRRKEEQIGIHGRPMQEIMIPQSIGSMMMRGPPPPYHSKPGEQWPPGMGSQLRGPIDVQDPMQLRGGPPFPGPRFPANQMQRVSGFGGMQNMPLDALGPMNAMQRPVRPSMGWSDDMPPMGGPGNFPQGTLPYPSGQGDPERFMNPRAREEILRHQLMEKRPVAMQRPMGMSGNSMSQGMEMERMIQAHRQMDPSMFAGQITGDSLSSAPMGMDFAGTRGMLSPPMSQSGLRDMDAPMGPGNLNMNMNVNMNMNMNLNVQMTPQQQMMMSQKMRGPDMMAHQGMSPEELARARAQNGNGSAMLGGPQKIMIPSQFPNQGQQGFSSTQGPYPSMPQEMGSNSDMFSPEQGTMPIGSIGGTTRLSHIPLPSASNPTPTQGGNLANIHPAPSRGLGRRPSDLTINISQMNSPSMGHLKSPTLSQVHSPLVTSPSANLKSPQTPSQMVSMPPSNQSGPLKSPQVMNSSLNVRSPAGSPSRLKSPSMAVPSPGWVPSPKATMPSPGVNQSKQTLSMSSSASMGGLDQGSLPSGPRSSSSAPASNTSSSMNPNMPFTSSPDPSPSQNPLSLMMSQMSKYAMPSSTPLYHNAIKTIATSDDELLPDRPMLPPGSMSGVTGNQPNQLHLNSVGPGSSQSPMGMNLPGQQPLSHEPPPTSMMSSPNPLGSNIPMHPSAPGTGVPPQNPMMLPPGPQDALNQQCGPVPNSSQMIPSNQLVFPRMQQPHNAMPSPAGGMPMAPGGGGGPAMQQHYPPGLPLPPEDLPPQQPSQMPPQQHMMGKNIPPRIGEPYPPVLPGVASVLNDPELSEVIRPTPTGIPEFDLSRIIPSEKPSSTLQYFPKSDNQAPKSQPSNLHLMNLQNMMADQPPVRPGMNAPSIPGQQTVQRGLSMPMCHPGQVPMLGRTGIPPQQGMMGNSMHQGMMSPQQSLMAQQNFMLMQAKQRSMSVSGEMYAQTGHMMSPQGSLMGPPPQQNLMVTHQMRQRSVSLDSQMGYIPGPGNMANLPF; this is translated from the exons ATGCACCCTGACAACAAACTGCCCAGCCATggcaaggcaggcagcagcagtgccccGGCCCAGCACCACAATGTGAGCCAAGCACCCACCTGCAACCTGGGCTCGAAGGGTGTGGGGACAGGCAGCCATGGCAGCAAGGCCACTCAGATCTCCCCTGGCAACTCTGGACTGAAAAACAGCCAGAACACTGTCCCAAACTTGAGCTCCTTGAAGGGCAAGGTGAAACGGGAACGAAGCATCTCGGTGGACTCCGGAGAACAGCGAGAATCCAGCACCCCTTCACAGGACGCAGAATCAAAAG GTGAGGTGGCTCCCCGTAGCAAGCGACGGTGCGTGCTGGAAAGGAAGCAGCCATACAGTGGGGATGAATGGTGCTCTGGGCCGGACAGTGAGGAAGACGACAAGCCCATCAGCAGCGTACACA ATTGTAATGTAGCAGATCCTGCGATGTCCACAGCCTCGCAGCTTGGCCCAGGGTCCAACCCGCTGCCCAGCCTGAACGAGACCACTTCTTCCAGCGTGCCTCATGGTGCTGCCCCCGGCTTGCGCTCCGATGCTGCAGCAGGCGGAGGTGGTGGGACAGGAAAGCAACCTTCACAGTTTGTTTACGTCTTTACAACTCACCTTGCTAACAC agctgcagaagctgtCCTGCAGGGCCGAGCTGACTCCATTCTGGCCTACCATCAGCAGAATGTCCCACGGGCAAAGCTAGACCAG GCACCAGCTCCCAAAGTGCTGGGGGTTGCTGAACCACTCCCGATTAACCCTCCTGTTGCCAACACTCCACAGTCCCAGCCGCCGGCACCTCAAGTGAGTCAACCgcagccacagcctcctccACCACAGCCTCCGCCTCAGACCATCAGTCAAACACCTTTGCCTGCACCCAGCAGCCTCCCCCAGGAAGGGACGAGTGAAGATGTCAGGAGAGACCTGACTCCCAACTCTCTGGggaacaacagcagcagcaaccaggCTGGAAGTAACCACCCCAGTACGCCCACTGCACCTGCCAGCACCATGCAGCCTGGGCAACTGGACTCCTCTGCTACgtctggctccaacctccttgcaGAGGGCCCAGGTCCAGGGATGTCGGGGAACGGGCAGGCAGGCCTGGGCTCCAGGAACCCCATGAACTCAGAAGGGCTCtccaaggagcagctggagcaccGGGAGCGCTCTCTGCAGACCCTGCGGGACATTGAGCGCCTGCTGCTGCGCAGCGGGGAGGCTGAGCCCTTCATGAAGTCCAGCCAAAACGCAGGCGAGGGTGGGACTGCCCCTCAACCacaggctgcccctgccccgccccCTGTGCCCCCCACGAGCATGAAGAAGTATGAAGAACCTCTGCAGTCCATGATCTCCCAGACCCAAAGCCTTGGTGGGCCCAATCTGGAACATGAGGTGTCCCACCACCCTGGCGCTGACATGGGGCAGCAGATGAACATGATGATGCAGCGGCTGAACCAGGACAGCCTGACACCAGAGCAGGTGGCCTGGAGGAAGTTACAGGAAGAGTACTATGAGGAAAAGCGACGGAAAGAGGAGCAGATTGGCATCCATGGCCGGCCCATGCAGGAAATCATGATCCCGCAGTCAATAGGCAGCATGATGATGCGTGGGCCCCCACCACCCTACCACAGCAAGCCTGGAGAGCAGTGGCCCCCAGGGATGGGCAGCCAGCTGCGGGGGCCCATAGATGTGCAGGACCCTATGCAGCTGCGGGGAGGGCCACCCTTCCCAGGGCCACGGTTCCCTGCGAATCAAATGCAGAGAGTCTCTGGCTTCGGAGGGATGCAGAATATGCCCTTGGATGCCCTTGGGCCCATGAATGCCATGCAGAGGCCAGTCAGGCCCAGCATGGGATGGAGTGATGATATGCCACCTATGGGAGGCCCTGGGAATTTTCCACAAGGTACCCTGCCCTACCCCTCGGGGCAAGGGGACCCTGAAAGGTTCATGAATCCCCGTGCCAGGGAGGAGATCCTGCGGCATCAGCTGATGGAGAAACGCCCAGTGGCAATGCAGAGGCCCATGGGCATGTCTGGAAACTCCATGAGCCAGGGCATGGAAATGGAGAGGATGATACAGGCTCACAGGCAGATGGATCCATCCATGTTTGCTGGGCAGATAACAGGGGACAGCCTGAGCAGCGCCCCAATGGGAATGGACTTTGCAGGCACTCGCGGGATGCTGAGCCCCCCAATGAGTCAGTCAGGTCTTCGGGACATGGATGCACCCATGGGCCCTGGCAACCTCAACATGAACATGAACGTCAACATGAACATGAACATGAACCTCAATGTCCAGATGaccccacagcagcagatgaTGATGTCACAGAAGATGAGGGGTCCTGATATGATGGCCCACCAGGGCatgagccctgaggagctggcCAGGGCACGGGCTCAGAATGGCAATGGCAGTGCAATGCTGGGGGGCCCCCAGAAAATTATGATACCCTCCCAGTTCCCCAACCAAGGACAGCAAGGCTTCTCAAGCACGCAAGGGCCTTATCCCAGCATGCCCCAGGAGATGGGCAGCAACTCGGACATGTTCAGCCCTGAGCAGGGCACCATGCCCATCGGGAGCATCGGTGGCACCACCAGGCTCAGCCACATCCCTCTGCCCTCTGCCTCAAATCCCACTCCCACGCAAGGGGGCAACCTGGCCAACATACACCCAGCACCTTCCCGGGGGCTGGGCCGCCGGCCCTCCGACCTCACCATCAACATCAGCCAGATGAACTCTCCCAGCATGGGCCACCTCAAGTCTCCCACCCTCAGCCAGGTGCATTCGCCACTGGTCACCTCCCCCTCTGCCAACCTCAAGTCCCCACAGACACCCTCACAGATGGTCAGCATGCCACCTTCAAACCAGTCCGGACCTCTCAAGTCTCCCCAGGTGATGAACTCCTCACTTAACGTCCGGTCTCCAGCTGGTTCACCGAGCCGCCTGAAGTCCCCTTCTATGGCTGTTCCTTCCCCTGGTTGGGTGCCATCTCCTAAAGCCACCATGCCCAGCCCGGGAGTCAACCAGAGCAAGCAGACCCTCAGCATGAGCTCATCTGCTTCCATGGGAGGACTGGATCAGG GTTCTCTCCCTTCTGGGCCTCGGAGCAGCTCTTCCGCACCAGCCAGTAACACCTCTAGCTCCATGAATCCCAACATGCCTTTTACTTCCTCTCCAGATCCATCCCCCTCCCAGAACCCCCTCTCTTTGATGATGTCCCAGATGTCCAAGTATGCTATGCCCAGCTCCACGCCACTTTACCACAATGCCATCAAAACCATCGCCACCTCTGATGATGAGCTGCTGCCAGACCGGCCTATGCTCCCGCCTGGAAGCATGTCAG gTGTGACAGGGAATCAGCCGAATCAACTGCACTTGAACTCGGTCGGGCCTGGATCCTCTCAGAGCCCCATGGGAATGAACCTGCCTGGTCAGCAACCCCTCTCTCATGAACCACCCCCCACCTCCATGATGTCCTCCCCAAACCCTTTAGGCTCCAACATTCCTATGCACCCCAGTGCACCAGGGACAGGTGTTCCCCCCCAGAACCCCATGATGCTGCCCCCGGGGCCTCAGGACGCGTTGAACCAGCAGTGCGGCCCCGTGCCAAACAGTTCACAGATGATTCCTTCCAACCAGCTCGTGTTCCCCCGCATGCAGCAGCCCCACAACGCTATGCCATCTCCTGCTGGAGGCATGCCCATGGCCCCTGGTGGGGGAGGTGGCCCTGCGATGCAGCAGCATTACCCGCCGGGATTGCCCTTGCCGCCTGAGGAccttcccccccagcagcccagccagaTGCCCCCTCAGCAGCACATGATGGGCAAGAACATCCCTCCCCGCATCGGTGAGCCCTACCCACCTGTGCTCCCTGGGGTAGCATCGGTGCTGAATGACCCTGAGCTCAGCGAGGTCATTCGCCCCACGCCCACAGGTATCCCTGAGTTTGACCTGTCCAGGATCATTCCGTCAGAGAAGCCAAGCAGCACCTTGCAGTATTTCCCCAAGAGTGACAACCAAGCGCCCAAATCGCAGCCTTCCAACCTCCACCTCATGAACCTGCAGAACATGATGGCTGACCAGCCCCCGGTGCGGCCAGGTATGAATGcccccagcatccctgggcagcagaCCGTGCAGCGGGGACTCAGCATGCCCATGTGCCACCCCGGACAAGTGCCCATGCTGGGCAGGACAGGCATACCACCCCAGCAAGGCATGATGGGCAACAGCATGCACCAGGGCATGATGTCTCCGCAGCAGAGCCTGATGGCCCAGCAGAATTTCATGCTGATGCAGGCCAAGCAGAGGAGCATGTCTGTGTCAGGGGAGATGTATGCTCAGACAGGACACATGATGTCACCTCAGGGCTCTCTTATGGGGCCCCCGCCTCAGCAGAACCTCATGGTCACACACCAGATGAGGCAGAGGAGTGTCTCCCTGGACAGCCAGATGGGTTACATCCCCGGGCCTGGGAACATGGCGAACCTGCCCTTCTAA
- the BCL9L gene encoding B-cell CLL/lymphoma 9-like protein isoform X2 gives MHPDNKLPSHGKAGSSSAPAQHHNVSQAPTCNLGSKGVGTGSHGSKATQISPGNSGLKNSQNTVPNLSSLKGKVKRERSISVDSGEQRESSTPSQDAESKGEVAPRSKRRCVLERKQPYSGDEWCSGPDSEEDDKPISSVHNCNVADPAMSTASQLGPGSNPLPSLNETTSSSVPHGAAPGLRSDAAAGGGGGTGKQPSQFVYVFTTHLANTAAEAVLQGRADSILAYHQQNVPRAKLDQAPAPKVLGVAEPLPINPPVANTPQSQPPAPQVSQPQPQPPPPQPPPQTISQTPLPAPSSLPQEGTSEDVRRDLTPNSLGNNSSSNQAGSNHPSTPTAPASTMQPGQLDSSATSGSNLLAEGPGPGMSGNGQAGLGSRNPMNSEGLSKEQLEHRERSLQTLRDIERLLLRSGEAEPFMKSSQNAGEGGTAPQPQAAPAPPPVPPTSMKKYEEPLQSMISQTQSLGGPNLEHEVSHHPGADMGQQMNMMMQRLNQDSLTPEQVAWRKLQEEYYEEKRRKEEQIGIHGRPMQEIMIPQSIGSMMMRGPPPPYHSKPGEQWPPGMGSQLRGPIDVQDPMQLRGGPPFPGPRFPANQMQRVSGFGGMQNMPLDALGPMNAMQRPVRPSMGWSDDMPPMGGPGNFPQGTLPYPSGQGDPERFMNPRAREEILRHQLMEKRPVAMQRPMGMSGNSMSQGMEMERMIQAHRQMDPSMFAGQITGDSLSSAPMGMDFAGTRGMLSPPMSQSGLRDMDAPMGPGNLNMNMNVNMNMNMNLNVQMTPQQQMMMSQKMRGPDMMAHQGMSPEELARARAQNGNGSAMLGGPQKIMIPSQFPNQGQQGFSSTQGPYPSMPQEMGSNSDMFSPEQGTMPIGSIGGTTRLSHIPLPSASNPTPTQGGNLANIHPAPSRGLGRRPSDLTINISQMNSPSMGHLKSPTLSQVHSPLVTSPSANLKSPQTPSQMVSMPPSNQSGPLKSPQVMNSSLNVRSPAGSPSRLKSPSMAVPSPGWVPSPKATMPSPGVNQSKQTLSMSSSASMGGLDQGSLPSGPRSSSSAPASNTSSSMNPNMPFTSSPDPSPSQNPLSLMMSQMSKYAMPSSTPLYHNAIKTIATSDDELLPDRPMLPPGSMSGVTGNQPNQLHLNSVGPGSSQSPMGMNLPGQQPLSHEPPPTSMMSSPNPLGSNIPMHPSAPGTGVPPQNPMMLPPGPQDALNQQCGPVPNSSQMIPSNQLVFPRMQQPHNAMPSPAGGMPMAPGGGGGPAMQQHYPPGLPLPPEDLPPQQPSQMPPQQHMMGKNIPPRIGIPEFDLSRIIPSEKPSSTLQYFPKSDNQAPKSQPSNLHLMNLQNMMADQPPVRPGMNAPSIPGQQTVQRGLSMPMCHPGQVPMLGRTGIPPQQGMMGNSMHQGMMSPQQSLMAQQNFMLMQAKQRSMSVSGEMYAQTGHMMSPQGSLMGPPPQQNLMVTHQMRQRSVSLDSQMGYIPGPGNMANLPF, from the exons ATGCACCCTGACAACAAACTGCCCAGCCATggcaaggcaggcagcagcagtgccccGGCCCAGCACCACAATGTGAGCCAAGCACCCACCTGCAACCTGGGCTCGAAGGGTGTGGGGACAGGCAGCCATGGCAGCAAGGCCACTCAGATCTCCCCTGGCAACTCTGGACTGAAAAACAGCCAGAACACTGTCCCAAACTTGAGCTCCTTGAAGGGCAAGGTGAAACGGGAACGAAGCATCTCGGTGGACTCCGGAGAACAGCGAGAATCCAGCACCCCTTCACAGGACGCAGAATCAAAAG GTGAGGTGGCTCCCCGTAGCAAGCGACGGTGCGTGCTGGAAAGGAAGCAGCCATACAGTGGGGATGAATGGTGCTCTGGGCCGGACAGTGAGGAAGACGACAAGCCCATCAGCAGCGTACACA ATTGTAATGTAGCAGATCCTGCGATGTCCACAGCCTCGCAGCTTGGCCCAGGGTCCAACCCGCTGCCCAGCCTGAACGAGACCACTTCTTCCAGCGTGCCTCATGGTGCTGCCCCCGGCTTGCGCTCCGATGCTGCAGCAGGCGGAGGTGGTGGGACAGGAAAGCAACCTTCACAGTTTGTTTACGTCTTTACAACTCACCTTGCTAACAC agctgcagaagctgtCCTGCAGGGCCGAGCTGACTCCATTCTGGCCTACCATCAGCAGAATGTCCCACGGGCAAAGCTAGACCAG GCACCAGCTCCCAAAGTGCTGGGGGTTGCTGAACCACTCCCGATTAACCCTCCTGTTGCCAACACTCCACAGTCCCAGCCGCCGGCACCTCAAGTGAGTCAACCgcagccacagcctcctccACCACAGCCTCCGCCTCAGACCATCAGTCAAACACCTTTGCCTGCACCCAGCAGCCTCCCCCAGGAAGGGACGAGTGAAGATGTCAGGAGAGACCTGACTCCCAACTCTCTGGggaacaacagcagcagcaaccaggCTGGAAGTAACCACCCCAGTACGCCCACTGCACCTGCCAGCACCATGCAGCCTGGGCAACTGGACTCCTCTGCTACgtctggctccaacctccttgcaGAGGGCCCAGGTCCAGGGATGTCGGGGAACGGGCAGGCAGGCCTGGGCTCCAGGAACCCCATGAACTCAGAAGGGCTCtccaaggagcagctggagcaccGGGAGCGCTCTCTGCAGACCCTGCGGGACATTGAGCGCCTGCTGCTGCGCAGCGGGGAGGCTGAGCCCTTCATGAAGTCCAGCCAAAACGCAGGCGAGGGTGGGACTGCCCCTCAACCacaggctgcccctgccccgccccCTGTGCCCCCCACGAGCATGAAGAAGTATGAAGAACCTCTGCAGTCCATGATCTCCCAGACCCAAAGCCTTGGTGGGCCCAATCTGGAACATGAGGTGTCCCACCACCCTGGCGCTGACATGGGGCAGCAGATGAACATGATGATGCAGCGGCTGAACCAGGACAGCCTGACACCAGAGCAGGTGGCCTGGAGGAAGTTACAGGAAGAGTACTATGAGGAAAAGCGACGGAAAGAGGAGCAGATTGGCATCCATGGCCGGCCCATGCAGGAAATCATGATCCCGCAGTCAATAGGCAGCATGATGATGCGTGGGCCCCCACCACCCTACCACAGCAAGCCTGGAGAGCAGTGGCCCCCAGGGATGGGCAGCCAGCTGCGGGGGCCCATAGATGTGCAGGACCCTATGCAGCTGCGGGGAGGGCCACCCTTCCCAGGGCCACGGTTCCCTGCGAATCAAATGCAGAGAGTCTCTGGCTTCGGAGGGATGCAGAATATGCCCTTGGATGCCCTTGGGCCCATGAATGCCATGCAGAGGCCAGTCAGGCCCAGCATGGGATGGAGTGATGATATGCCACCTATGGGAGGCCCTGGGAATTTTCCACAAGGTACCCTGCCCTACCCCTCGGGGCAAGGGGACCCTGAAAGGTTCATGAATCCCCGTGCCAGGGAGGAGATCCTGCGGCATCAGCTGATGGAGAAACGCCCAGTGGCAATGCAGAGGCCCATGGGCATGTCTGGAAACTCCATGAGCCAGGGCATGGAAATGGAGAGGATGATACAGGCTCACAGGCAGATGGATCCATCCATGTTTGCTGGGCAGATAACAGGGGACAGCCTGAGCAGCGCCCCAATGGGAATGGACTTTGCAGGCACTCGCGGGATGCTGAGCCCCCCAATGAGTCAGTCAGGTCTTCGGGACATGGATGCACCCATGGGCCCTGGCAACCTCAACATGAACATGAACGTCAACATGAACATGAACATGAACCTCAATGTCCAGATGaccccacagcagcagatgaTGATGTCACAGAAGATGAGGGGTCCTGATATGATGGCCCACCAGGGCatgagccctgaggagctggcCAGGGCACGGGCTCAGAATGGCAATGGCAGTGCAATGCTGGGGGGCCCCCAGAAAATTATGATACCCTCCCAGTTCCCCAACCAAGGACAGCAAGGCTTCTCAAGCACGCAAGGGCCTTATCCCAGCATGCCCCAGGAGATGGGCAGCAACTCGGACATGTTCAGCCCTGAGCAGGGCACCATGCCCATCGGGAGCATCGGTGGCACCACCAGGCTCAGCCACATCCCTCTGCCCTCTGCCTCAAATCCCACTCCCACGCAAGGGGGCAACCTGGCCAACATACACCCAGCACCTTCCCGGGGGCTGGGCCGCCGGCCCTCCGACCTCACCATCAACATCAGCCAGATGAACTCTCCCAGCATGGGCCACCTCAAGTCTCCCACCCTCAGCCAGGTGCATTCGCCACTGGTCACCTCCCCCTCTGCCAACCTCAAGTCCCCACAGACACCCTCACAGATGGTCAGCATGCCACCTTCAAACCAGTCCGGACCTCTCAAGTCTCCCCAGGTGATGAACTCCTCACTTAACGTCCGGTCTCCAGCTGGTTCACCGAGCCGCCTGAAGTCCCCTTCTATGGCTGTTCCTTCCCCTGGTTGGGTGCCATCTCCTAAAGCCACCATGCCCAGCCCGGGAGTCAACCAGAGCAAGCAGACCCTCAGCATGAGCTCATCTGCTTCCATGGGAGGACTGGATCAGG GTTCTCTCCCTTCTGGGCCTCGGAGCAGCTCTTCCGCACCAGCCAGTAACACCTCTAGCTCCATGAATCCCAACATGCCTTTTACTTCCTCTCCAGATCCATCCCCCTCCCAGAACCCCCTCTCTTTGATGATGTCCCAGATGTCCAAGTATGCTATGCCCAGCTCCACGCCACTTTACCACAATGCCATCAAAACCATCGCCACCTCTGATGATGAGCTGCTGCCAGACCGGCCTATGCTCCCGCCTGGAAGCATGTCAG gTGTGACAGGGAATCAGCCGAATCAACTGCACTTGAACTCGGTCGGGCCTGGATCCTCTCAGAGCCCCATGGGAATGAACCTGCCTGGTCAGCAACCCCTCTCTCATGAACCACCCCCCACCTCCATGATGTCCTCCCCAAACCCTTTAGGCTCCAACATTCCTATGCACCCCAGTGCACCAGGGACAGGTGTTCCCCCCCAGAACCCCATGATGCTGCCCCCGGGGCCTCAGGACGCGTTGAACCAGCAGTGCGGCCCCGTGCCAAACAGTTCACAGATGATTCCTTCCAACCAGCTCGTGTTCCCCCGCATGCAGCAGCCCCACAACGCTATGCCATCTCCTGCTGGAGGCATGCCCATGGCCCCTGGTGGGGGAGGTGGCCCTGCGATGCAGCAGCATTACCCGCCGGGATTGCCCTTGCCGCCTGAGGAccttcccccccagcagcccagccagaTGCCCCCTCAGCAGCACATGATGGGCAAGAACATCCCTCCCCGCATCG GTATCCCTGAGTTTGACCTGTCCAGGATCATTCCGTCAGAGAAGCCAAGCAGCACCTTGCAGTATTTCCCCAAGAGTGACAACCAAGCGCCCAAATCGCAGCCTTCCAACCTCCACCTCATGAACCTGCAGAACATGATGGCTGACCAGCCCCCGGTGCGGCCAGGTATGAATGcccccagcatccctgggcagcagaCCGTGCAGCGGGGACTCAGCATGCCCATGTGCCACCCCGGACAAGTGCCCATGCTGGGCAGGACAGGCATACCACCCCAGCAAGGCATGATGGGCAACAGCATGCACCAGGGCATGATGTCTCCGCAGCAGAGCCTGATGGCCCAGCAGAATTTCATGCTGATGCAGGCCAAGCAGAGGAGCATGTCTGTGTCAGGGGAGATGTATGCTCAGACAGGACACATGATGTCACCTCAGGGCTCTCTTATGGGGCCCCCGCCTCAGCAGAACCTCATGGTCACACACCAGATGAGGCAGAGGAGTGTCTCCCTGGACAGCCAGATGGGTTACATCCCCGGGCCTGGGAACATGGCGAACCTGCCCTTCTAA